Part of the Drosophila santomea strain STO CAGO 1482 chromosome 2L, Prin_Dsan_1.1, whole genome shotgun sequence genome is shown below.
TACGCCATTTGCTATTAACATTAATGCCAAATGCTATCGTAAAAAATGTCGCATGAAAACATTGCCAGTCTGCTGTCAGTTGCTGTTTTTATCAAATTGGCTGTACTTGGACTTTAATATGACTTAATAAGCTCATTACAATTTTTTTGCCCCAccatgtgtgcatgtgtgcgtgtgtgcatgTGAGCATGTGagtgtttgagtgtgtgtcTCGCCAACAAAGTGTAATTTTGCGCCAGGCGAGTGCTCTGGGAGCCATACATACGGACGCTTATGTAAATACAAGTACAACTGCAGGGCGACTGGCATGCCATGGCAGGACGAAGGAGTCCTGCGCTGATTTGCGTCGGATTTAAGCGATACCCTCGGATTGCTCAATTGCTCGGAAAGCCGAAATTGGTTTGTTGTGGCTCCTTCGGTGATTGAGCTCCCACAATAGTAGTTCGCATAAAATATGACATTTAATCCTTATGACTTACGCCTTTCCCCCAAATGTTGGCAATATTTCATGTAagttctttattttattaccaTGTTTATAGTTGCACACTTAACAGATATCTTATTTCATTCACTTTTTCATGTGGTTTGTTTAGACTTCCTGTGTATGGGCCCATCATGCCCAGGCGATACCCTGGCGATTCTCGCAACAGGATTCAGGAGAAAACTGGCAAGCGTAGCGCCGTTTCGTTTCCGCCTTATGCTCGcattaaaatttgcataacGTTGATTTTGTTGCGAgcacattacgcatacgccgcgtgtgaCGTTGGTTGGTTCAAATTGCTTTGGGCACTCGGTTTGCGGCTGGTTGCTTCCTTTGCCTGttgttttgctgctgttgttctTGTTATTTTTCCTTCATTCCGCTTCTTTTTCgcttattttaatttaataaattaaaacatatttcgCATGCTGTTCAAATGTAATTACATTTCCCTCAGACCGCACTCACTACCGCTCAGCCTTGccttcttttaattaaaaataaaaatcatacaaataaaaaccaaaaaaaaaattaagagaGCAGCAGTCTCTTTAAAGTTCGTATGGCTGCCACTGCCGTTCTGCGGGTTATTAATAAACTTTTCAATTGCCCACCAACCGCGAGGGCAGCTGTGTCGTATTAACTTTGTCTGTCAGCCGCGCCCTTTTTCCATCCGCGCCCCTTTCCATTCACTGTCTCTTGTTTGGCTTATTAGTCCCGCTCCGCTGAAATTTGCTTTGGCAAATGTCGGAAATCCGAATGCCACagaaaaaatcacaaaatttCAACCACAAAGTGCCAAAGCTCATAAGCCCACGAACAGCATAAAAAGGCTCCGACAGAAGGAGCAGTACAAAGTGTGCGGATGCTGCTTATTATTCGAgttaattaaagcaaatttCAAAAGGATTAGAGTGCCAGCAGATTTGCTTAGTTTACTTTGCTGCAGGCTAACGAAAGTTTTGGGATAGGCTTGGAAAAAGAGGGTATCGTTAAGGGGTTCAGACATTGACAACTTAAATGGGGTTTTCCCCAAAGCTCTTAGAAATGTTAATTTGGATCCGGTACAATTAAAATCTTAGGTTtcaaaaatctattttaaacGTTTTAAGCTGATTTAAGCAGATTGCTTAATTGCTTACTTTCCGGTTTGTCCGACTCTCGACGCACttatgcaaaaccaaaacgagTACAATCATTTCTATTTCcataaaatattatcaaaCATTACCAGAGAAGTCTCACTCCATTTTGGCAAGCCCCAACCAATCCCCTCGGTGCCCAATGATTTATTCATTGAACTGAGGAGGCAAGgcaaagccataaaaaatcACCCACATAGTTTTTGGCCCGATGCCGCCCTCACACTCGGCACTTTGGTTGTCCGCCTGAtgctgaaatattttgctgcACTAaccataaataaaaagtacaGCAGAAGTACAGAAAAAGTacagaaaaaatacagaaaaagCAGAGAAAAATAGTGGAATAACGagaataaaaatcaacaaaaccTGGCCCAAACAATGGgggcacacaaaaacaaattgagcAAGAATAACAACGGATGAAAAAATATTCCCATGCGACAATTGCAAAAGTGTCAAGGTGCAGGAGGCGCCAgccacaaacaaaaataacaaaaaaaaactgaaaatagaTAAAAAGGGCTGGGAAAACTAGGGCAATAAAGCCTGGTGCCAATCTTTTATAACCGCCCATCCATGGCCCACACAAAAATCGAAAGTTTTCCCACTTTGGGTGCTAAATTCACAGAATGGGAGAACACTTTTTATGCCTGGcatatttttaatgcatttcgTGCGGTGTGTTTGGCTGCTGATAGCGAAATATCGGATGTATGCCAGCATTTAGCAGACAAAGTTGCCTGGGGAACGACTGTCATTTAGTTGGTTTTAAGTGGAATTGTAGCGGTTACACAGGCAAAAATGCACAGGCAAAAATGCACCTTAGTTTCAAACCAAATGAAACATGCTAAATTTTATGTAATCGTTGCACTTTTTGGTTTCAGAAGCGTTGGCCAAAGTGCACTGCACCAACTAGTATTTTCCCCTTTGTAGACTGACATTTTATGCCAAAACTTTTGGCAGATTTCACCGCTCACGCGggcaaataacaaataaatcagAAACACACAGAACTCCGACGAGTTCCTGGCACTGCATCAAATCAATATCTCACTGTCAATCCGTTGGCTTGGCTGTCGAACTGGCGGCGAAAAGTTGCCTTGTATAATTGCAAACGAAGAGCGCTGGCGAAAAATTAATGAACCTCCCAGGAAAAAGCGGGGGGAAAACCCCAAATCCGAAGCATAAATATCATGCACGCCTGCGAGATTCTGCTCTTAGTTTCGAATTGATGAGAAGGAAAGTTTTGCGTGCTTTTGCTGGGTGCTTTTCCGCAATCATTttccacccaccgcccacgcGCTGCTGGAAAAGTTGCTCATTAAGGTGCCGATGAGAATTTGCCTTAAGTTCCCCAAACGATGCCAGGATTATTAATAACTGTGCGAGAGTGTGGGTGCgtgtaaatatttgcgcaCTCCTCATTAAAGTTTTGCGTATacatcacgcatacgccgcgttgtgAACAATTAGTTGCAATTTATACGCCCTTACACAACAGCCGAGCACTCGGCTTAATGATACTTAATGTGTAAatcattataataaattacaTGCACAAGCGATGATAAAAATAATCCACAGCCCAGAAAAGTACAAATAAACCGGCCCAATCCGCATAATGTGTGCCCCAACATGCCTCcgtatttatgtatatacatatatgtatatatgccGCAGTGCAAACAGGGCCAAGTCGGGATTTAAGAGTGGGTCCTTATGCACGCATTAGACATAAAGGCCATAGACATTAGTGCGCATAATGAAAAGCATTTCGCAGCCAAGAGTGCGTCACTGCTGCTGACGATAATGATGATAATAAAGGAGAAACCAAAGCAACCGCAACATCAAACAGACGCAGAAGCCGgcgaaaaggaaaataaatacagATAACACGTATAGCGATGAACGCGCCACAAGTTATGAAAGCTTTGCCTTGGCTCCTTACCATTCTCCTCAAGCCTCAAGTCTCGTCCTCAATCAGCTGTTGCCCAGCTGTTGTGGCATCCAATGTTTTGGGTAATTTTCAGACCGACCTCTCCACACGCAGCCGAAACTTCCCTTCGAATAAAACCCAAAACATTCCTCTCGGATGCTGAGTGCGCATGTAGAGTGCAGCGAGTCCTGCGGAGAGCAGGCCACTCTCCCACGGACTTTATGGCAAAGCTCCAGGACGTTTATCTGAACATGGCCAGCATCCTGGCGACCAGTAGCGGAGTAACTTTGAAGCGTTACGGTTCGTCGCGATTTGGAGTCGGAGTATCGCACAGGACCTCAAAGGTTCCCCGGTCGAAGTGTCAGTGTGTTTACATTGTTTGCAAGCCAAAGTGAGTTTACAGCGGTCTCATCCAATCGTCAGGATTTTTCTCAGGCGCTCAGGAGCTCCTGTCGCTTGTGGGACTAAGCTGAGTTGGTCAAGTGCTTGCGAAATTTGGAACTCAACTCGACCAATAAGTGCTCAGAACAAACTTAGTTACTCAGAATAAACACAATTATTGAAAAGAATATTCAGCCAACAAAATTACTTATAGCATATTAAGCGTTTTTGAAAAAGCAATTGCAATAGTTGAAAAGCGAAGGATTATATATTTCTATCAAATctaaaattttttgccatatAACAGCATACCTTTTTAATAATCTGCTAGAGTTTCCCATTTAACTTTACCCCATTCTGCATTtctaaattttaaacaaaaaaagttaagccaaagttttttttagattATTATAGCCTTTTCTGGCTTAGAAAAACTTTGCGGAACTGTTGGTCAAGTTTAGCAGCAGTTGGGGTATTTATGCCCACAAAGATAACATTCTATAAAAGTCAGCCACAAAATTCCTTGCAGTACAAACACAGTAAAATtcatgaaaaacaaacaaaaagcgacaaagtgaaattaacaaaaaaaataaacacaaaaccgaaaagtgcaaacacAGAGCCACGAGCCAAGGCCGAGGTAAAAGCGGTGAAcccaaacaaataatttgaaattaaaactaaCACGAAAAGCAGACTCAACGGATCGGATCGACGGACAAGGGATTTTAGCCGGAGTTTGTACGTGATTTTGCTTTTAAGAACTACATTGAATAATATTTACCGCCAGATGTGCAATGTCCTCGCCTCTTTCGCCAGCTATTTCCCCCGTTTTCCTTCGCTCAGCACTTGAAGTTTACCTAGCTTCTTGTGGCTTCCCTTTTCTGCGGCTTTTCCCGCGCCTCCAAGTCCTCGTTTTTCCAGCTTAGCTTAGCGCTTCAAGTGGCGTACAAGAGCTTCGATTTTCCCGCTGAAGGCATGGCActgcacgtgtgtgtgtgtgtgtgtgtgtgagtgtgcgtgagtgtgcgGTTGGCTGATGTTGTCACCGACTAGAAAGAGAGGCCTTAAGCGCCTCACTTTACATAGCAAAAACTAGAAGATTGAAGAGATTAGGCCCACACCCCaccacacccacccacccactgccCCCGTCGAACCGAAAGCCTTCTGGCCAGCCTCATTCGtacactaaaaaaaattaaaagagcACTGCGTACAAGTTATTGCAACTGAAGAAAATTAATCGTAAACTTCATCTAAGTTTCTTACCATACAAAAGCGAATTTACAGTAGATTTACTAGGAGGACTTACCttgttaaatttgttatttaatcTTAATAAATTGACTTGaatcatatattttttcgaGTGTCCTTTTCGCACACGCACCTTCTTGTCTCTGTGATTTGTATGCGTTCGCCGCCTTCAACGTGGCCCCAGCTAATGTTGGCTTTCAGTTTGCCCCCGGGAAGGGGGGCGCTTTTGGTTGGAGTGGATGGAGTGGGTgcaaagggggcggggcagagGGCTAAGGGTGCGAAAGTTAACTCCGCCATAACCCCTGCGTATCGCACTAAAAACCTCGCCATGtcgccctctctttcgctttgAGCAAGACGGCGTGTTTGtggcataaaaataaagataaatgCGAGTTCTTTACAACGCAGCGCCGAGCACTTCGAGTTGGGCGTCACGAAACCCCTAAAAAACCCCCTTTCACTACGGCCCTTTTCCCCACCCCCCCGCTTGAAACCGAGCACTGTGGGCGCTGCGTGAAAAAGTTCACTAAAGTCGTGACTACAGCTATTACACAGATTCCGCGGCTTGCAAGCGATTTAACGCAATAATTTAACGTATTTTAAACATAACTAAAGCCACAAAAGTTTGAATTATAACATGAATTaagtaaagaaataaagaaataactATTTGGGCAACTGCTTAGTTGGCAAAACTATTTCCTGTCAGTAAGTTTTAAAGTCAATTAAACAACTTTGCAGTTTGTCGTCGAATGAGGCAGCACTTCAATCAGTCAAACAGGTTTCCCAATTGTTTGCCCACCACTGTGCAAGGACACACCTTGTTTTAAGGTCCTGGTTAAAGGGCATAAACAGGGGGGGTGGGGCTTGTTTTGGGTGGCTCTGTGGCTGCTATCAAAAAAGCGTCACCAGCAGGCCAAAAACTTGTGGATGGAGTTGGTCTAGGAGCGCAGGGGAGTAGAGTGGTTTTTGCGGTTGCGAGTTTTAGATTTCTTCTTCTCCCAGCCTTTTTTCTCGGTCCGTGGcggtatgtgtgtgtgttaccCCAAAAATGCGACCAAAGGAAGctcaccaaaaaaaaagaaaagcacaCACATTTCTAAATACAAACGGGGGCAAATGAAGGAGGAAAGTTGTTTTGCATAGagcgaaaaatgtttttcgcAATGTTTATCTGCAGCGGCCCGTCTCCATTGccttttttctattttgctGTTGATATTAGCGCTTGTTTATGGCCCAGTGTATATGTACTTTGTATACCCAGTAATGGGAGAGTTTGCCAGTGTGGggaaaatgtaataatataGAAAAGATACAATACAAAAAGATTTCTGCCCActtatcaattttaattttcccttgataaatatttgcgctgcccaaaaaagtatgctacacaTTTTGCACGCTGCCGAGTACAAAATATTCGAGGCATTTTCCGTATTTTTTCTGTACGTGTgtgtctgtttgtgtgtgtgtgtgtgtgccacgCTTCGTCgcattttaaattaagcttcatttttatttctatttacATTCTGCTCTTTCACATCGCTTTTCCTCGGCTGCTGCAACTGTTTGCCAAGAAGAAGCAGCGGAAAAGTTTTTCCAGACATAGAGGACCACGCCCCCTGCCAgcgtttttatttgtttttcattttcacttttattattCCAGCATTTCtacaatatttttgttgatgccctgctgttgttgctgttttatttatttttgggccgCGCCAAGTGaaatgtttgatttattttttatttgccattgaacgtgtttatttatgtgtgtttgcTACTTTGCTTTTTACAGGCTAACTTCACTccatttctgtatttttttctttactCTGCTCTTCCGCTTACTCGCCGTTTTCGCGTGCCTCTTACTGTAAGCTGCAGAAAATTGGGAaatttttaagtgttttatttttactcTTCGTAAGCCGGCATAAGATATGTTTCATTTTGGGAATTAGCTTTGTGAGCATGATTTATGACAGGAAACAGTCGGGCGATCTCGTTCTGGATTACGGAAATGAGTTTTTCTATTTGAATATACAATTTTCGCAGAGAGATATGTTGGGGATAAAGCTTGAATAAGCTTTGTCAAAGGGAATATTAGGTTCCATGGCACATTTTTGTTGGCAAAAAACAGTGACTTTTAGTTGAAAATAGAAGACAACGCATTCGCAAACCCCTTTGCTGTTTTTCAGATTTGTGTTTAGAATAAAATAGATGTAttagtatattttttaatcaaattttgtTTGGCAATGTATGCTTATACAGTATTGACACACAGAATATCTGTGTACAATAAACTATGCCGAAATACCTAGCcattattgcatttttctatttgaacattttttttcacctATTGATGCTGTATCCTTTTTTGGAATTCCATTCGTAAATGAAACGAAAGGCAGAGCTTCACTTCTAATTGAAGTCATCGTCCTCGATGAAACACAGTTGTACAAAAAGTTGTTTGAAGTACGGGGTGGTCAGCAAAAAGCCGGCCAATTGCGGAGCATAAATTCATTTCTCAAAGGAAATATGAAAATTCCCGCAGTTATCCTTCTTAcgactgtttttttttcagactttttgtgtgtgcagcTCAGCCGCAAAAAGTTGATGAAAAATCCGGGAATATTGGGGCTGAAGATGCGAAAAGTTGGGCTCAGTTATCGGGACTTACCACAGCGCTGACTTTAAGGAGACttacacaaaaaaatgaagaGTGGCCCGGGGATGCGGAACTAAGCggattttgatttgttttcgcTTGCTGCTCCAGGACAAACAAAGAAATGTGCTTAAGTTGTTTGTGCCGGAAAGTCCCCGATGCTCTTAACTTTCCCCCAGCCACTCACTACTCACTCCCCgatcactcactcactcacttgCCATTTCCCCGTTGTACACCGATTTGACATCCGTTTGAGGGCACTCAGTTTGCCTACCTGACAGACCGCAGAACataaatatacttttcaaTATGGCCCAGCCGCAGCCTCAAATTGGAtgagttttaattaatttcgtCATTACAATAATTAATTGAATGCCTGCCGGGGGGCGCTCAAGGACATGCGGAACTTGTGGGTGGCTGACTGTTCGAGCTGCGCAGCTGCAACAAAttgcaatatattttacaGCTACTTAGTCGGCATTACACATGCACCACGGGAGCCAACTTTTCGACGCCACTGTGTGCGCCCAGGTTTGATTTATCGCCAGCCATCGGAGCTCGTAAATATAGAACGGGATTACATACTGCCCTTGGGACTGGTTGCGAAGCCAACTAATGATTTCCCATCTGATATTGCATTTAGTATTGGCAGACCCTGCAAGCATTTCATTACAATATACGCGTGTTGATTTTACACAGAATTACTTAGTTTATTCATTGCTGAATGCTGTACAAATTCATATTATTTCAACTTCGATTTCTGTGCTCGTGGGTTGTTAGAGTAACTTACTTTAAACTTCTGTAATTGACATTTGCACAGATTTAAGTCAATGCAAAATGTCTTGAAATTTATCCAAATTAAATGGATTTTCCCCACCCAACTGAACCACCCAATCAGCCGGTGGTTTTGGCCGGGCCAATTTGGTTtaagcagcagtagcagttCGCTTCAAACAGAATATCTGAGATGGCCCATCGCATTGGACTGGTCATATGAACCATTTCACAGAGGGAGCACAGAGCGGCTTAATCTGGGAAAATGTGCCTATAAATAGCTCAAGATACCTCCCCCGCCGCCCCTTCGCCCTACGCTCTGCAGGATTATGGCTTTCCAGATAAATATGTCGCACATAAAGTACCACAACGAACGACTGTTGAACTAGATTCAGCACACATGCTTATCCATATAACTGAACAGGGAGAAAATCATGTTTGCTGAAGAAAAGTTAAGAAAATAAGTTATGAGTTTATATAATTAAGCCCTCTTTCAATGAGGTTTAATTAACTTCAAAGTCATATAAATAACAGCGGATTGTTAGGTGAAGCATTGTTGAATTTCTTTGTCCGCTTCAGAtagtttctctcagtgcactcGAGAAATTCATGGGGCGACTCTGCGTCTTCAGCTGCGTTGACAAACTGCAGAGATAAGCGTGCGAAAGGGAGGACGTGGAGCCAGTACAGAGCCAGCCATGAATGTATGTCCAGCTGGAGTTCCACTTAAGTTGGCTCAATGGCTGTCCCGTCCAGTCCACTGGGCGCAATCAACTGTAAGTTGTCAGCTGCCAGAGGCAGTGGCCAGAAGGAGGGGCAACAGTGGGTTAAGCTCGGCGAGCCGCAAATCAATCGGGTCCCCTTGAAATTCTCAACTGAATTTGGGGGCTTCAGTGCCCGTTGAAATGCTTTGTCAATTATGTAATTCCAGTCTTCCTTTTATCGGGCCATCAAATTCAATTGCATGTGCAAGTTATTTTACTTGGTCATGTATTCAATTTGCCCAATGAATTATGAGTGGCCCGACCCGCATGAGGGAAATCATTCGATTAGCTGACAAAAACATTCGACCTGCATTTAGCAAAAATGTTCAAGTGTTGAGTGCACAaatttgttgcatactttcgaACAACTCATCGAGCGAAAACTCTTTTTTGAAGGGACAGAAATTCGCTGAACAAGTGTATTTACCAGTTTATTGTTGTATTCGGAAAATTTCAAGTGAGCGTGGCATTTCTGCAAACAATGTGCTTGGGTGGAgggaattttaattaatatgtTGCCCTGGCATTATGAATTCTATTTGTGCCGTCAGATTTTGAAATAGCCAAACAAATACTGTAAAGCGAAACGCGatggaaaataaatacgattaaatgcaaatatatttgcCAGAAAAGCCAAACAACACAAAGTCAGCATTCAGCCGGCCATggatttataaataatatacgagcattttttgtttagcaAATATATGAGTGTGGTTGCGAAAAATGGGAAaccaaaaattgttttgcacTAATATAATCTATTTTTCTATTTACAGATTTGCAGTCGCCATGAGCGGATAtttataaaaactgaaatagTGTAACAATTTTTCCAACGAGCCAAAATCCCCAAAGGGAAATTCAAAGCCagaaaaatgtggaaaatctACATTTATACATTGGTAATTGCGGTGGTGGCTGCAACAACTAGCGAAACCATAACAAATGACTTGACTGCGAAAAGCAACAGAACGCTTTTGAAAATTTCCACGGACGAATCGAGGGAAATTTCAGCTGTGGGCGGTTCAACCTcaacggccacgcccaccacgACGGCCACAaccagcacaacaacaacccGGGCAACAACGGTGGCGGATGAGGAGATGGGGGAAACATCCACACCAACAACAGTCAGGCTAATGACAACCACCCAGAAGATGGTTTCGGCCGATTTGGGTGAAATAGGCAGCATCAAGGATGCACTGCATCGGATTAAACTGAGCGAAAAGCCAGTGGATGGAGCGACAACCACCACCGAGCAACCAGAAGCCATGGATCAGGATGAGCAGGATGAGGAGGATGTTACCCCCACAATTTCCCCGCTGCAAATTCAGATGCAGGCTGCTGCCTCATATCAAGTAGCCGAAACGTTGGCCGACTTGAACGAGGAGGAACGCGCCAGATACGACGCCATGTTGGCCCAGCAGCCCACGGCCAGCAAGCTGAATATAGTGGATCTATATCCACTGAAAATCGAGGACTTTCAGCCAATTATACAGAACGATAACGATGAGTTGATTAAGCAGCGAACCGTGTTCACCCAGCCGGAAAATGCCGAGGAGTACAAGCAGAATCTGATGCCCAACGAAGTGGAGATGCTGGTCGACAGGGAGGTGATTGAGGTGAGGGACAAGATTCAAATCAATCAGGAAAAGTTCGGCAGCGCGACCACAGTGAAGCCCACAACAATTAGACCGCAGCAGGGAACCACAGCCGATTTCACGGGCAAACTGCTGGCCGATCAGGATGATTTGATTACCGAAATCGAGAGCAAGTTCCAGCTACACGAAACGACAACTTTGAGGCCCAAAGCCACGACACAGCAGCATCCGGGAAATACCTTCATTGATCGCCGGGTTAAGAAAAGCTTCGAGTTTCCCATGCAGCATCGGGCCAGCGATGTGATGGCCATGCCGCACATTGACTTTGCCAACACCAAGTTCCAAACGGATGCCGACGCGCCCAATCCGCCAGCCTCGCATCCCGAATTCTCCACCACAAAGTTCTACAACAGCAAGGAGCTGTACAACGAAATGCTGCTCCACAATAAGCGCAAGTTAATGAAGGCAGCCAAGGCTGAAGGCAGTCCGATAAAGTCAGCGGAGGATACAACTCGAGCCAGCAGCTCGAACGTGACGCCAGAAGGGAAAACTTTTGGCCCAACcgcaactacaactacaactacaactacgaCGGCAGGAagcaccacaacaacaactgctgAGTCAACTAgcgcggcagcaacaacaacgagacTGCCGGCAACAACCACTGGAAAATATCAGAAGCAACTTAAGCGTGCCAAATTATTGCTCAAGGCCCTGACACCGCCAAAGTCGGATGACAAGTCGACGGCATCCCCAGCACCATCgaccaccagcaccagcactggcaccagctccagcagcagccccaccagcaccacaatcaccagcagcaccaccacaacGATGGCCACTCTGCTGGCCAGCGTCAGGACTCGTCCTGCCGCAGCTAATCCCACTAAGACCGCTTCAAAGCCAATCGCCAGGCCGCGCATCCTGAGTCGCCTGCAGGAGAAAATCAATTCGCTCGAGTGCGAGATTTCCAATGTGCCGCAGGACTCGCATCTGTGGCGCGGCAACGAGACCcacgagctgctgctgcccatTGTGGTGAGTCCACTCATAAAACGATTCATGCGGGATCACAAGTCATTCAGTAGTAGTTTATTTAATATCAAACAATTTCGTTGGGAGTTTTTCGGATTATTATATagataaaatgtaatatagaTATTATGGAaaattctttattttatatatattctagtTCAACTTCTCCCTGTGCACCGCGTTTAGGGCTTTATCAGAACAATTGCGGCCTTATTAAGTTCTTATCATTAGCGAGACAAAGGACACACAGGCAGCGAACGAAAATACAGCTTAACGGTTGAATGGAATGGGAACACAGGGCGTATGCGTGTTATTCGAGTAAGCGGGTTAAGCAATTAGCTGGTGGTTAGGGAAACGGGAAAATGGTAAGGGTAAGGAAAAGTGAGAGCTGGCGACTGACTAACGGACTCCATTTACATAATACGCCTGCTGACGGCTAATTAGTATGGAGAAAGCTTAGTTTTCGGGTTCTGCGAACCTACGGATTAGCCAAACGGAAACGTGAATCCTAATGAAGCTGCTGAAGTTGTTAGAAAAGATTGATTAGGGACCGAGTTCAGCGAAGGCAACCCAAATACACTTCATACCCAAATACTCTCTACAAATACAGCTCTACCAATGACAGCCGACATTCGATATCCAATTTCCCTTCGAACAGCCGAAACTTGTTAAAACTGTTTGCTCGGCTAATTGAAAACCTTTCAGGGCTGAGACAATTTGGCAACCGAAGGAAATCAATGGCGACCGGAgccacataaataaatgacaaGCACATTTGAAGTTAACATGGACGGGAACAGTTGAGTGGACAAGAAAAGGGCATCGGCACACAAAAAAGGATTCGTCCTGCAAATTTAATCCC
Proteins encoded:
- the LOC120453586 gene encoding protein HEG isoform X3 yields the protein MWKIYIYTLVIAVVAATTSETITNDLTAKSNRTLLKISTDESREISAVGGSTSTATPTTTATTSTTTTRATTVADEEMGETSTPTTVRLMTTTQKMVSADLGEIGSIKDALHRIKLSEKPVDGATTTTEQPEAMDQDEQDEEDVTPTISPLQIQMQAAASYQVAETLADLNEEERARYDAMLAQQPTASKLNIVDLYPLKIEDFQPIIQNDNDELIKQRTVFTQPENAEEYKQNLMPNEVEMLVDREVIEVRDKIQINQEKFGSATTVKPTTIRPQQGTTADFTGKLLADQDDLITEIESKFQLHETTTLRPKATTQQHPGNTFIDRRVKKSFEFPMQHRASDVMAMPHIDFANTKFQTDADAPNPPASHPEFSTTKFYNSKELYNEMLLHNKRKLMKAAKAEGSPIKSAEDTTRASSSNVTPEGKTFGPTATTTTTTTTTAGSTTTTTAESTSAAATTTRLPATTTGKYQKQLKRAKLLLKALTPPKSDDKSTASPAPSTTSTSTGTSSSSSPTSTTITSSTTTTMATLLASVRTRPAAANPTKTASKPIARPRILSRLQEKINSLECEISNVPQDSHLWRGNETHELLLPIVTTEHCQPDEHCVPNVLTWRGEAEIQSGDILIVEINDAMLNPSHEPNNTSSAVHATQVYQVTRSGHEHCDVTEGVLLDITPLVVDGRKLVTLYDKDLTEGVNLLIVVSELWGAQCVRLKVTTKTDNCGENADCSGKGVCYSNAGMEEYECQCCSGFAGPHCEEIDACNPSPCTNNGICVDLSQGHEGNSYQCLCPYGYAGKNCQYESDPCNPAECMNGGSCVGNSTHFRCDCAPGFTGPLCQHSLNECESSPCVHGICVDQEDGFRCFCQPGFAGELCNFEYNECESNPCQNGGECIDHIGSYECRCTKGFSGNRCQIKVDFCANKPCPEGHRCIDHGNDFSCECPGGRNGPDCNQMPRTCSQVWPVLPGLQPHKLLAVA
- the LOC120453586 gene encoding protein HEG isoform X1 encodes the protein MWKIYIYTLVIAVVAATTSETITNDLTAKSNRTLLKISTDESREISAVGGSTSTATPTTTATTSTTTTRATTVADEEMGETSTPTTVRLMTTTQKMVSADLGEIGSIKDALHRIKLSEKPVDGATTTTEQPEAMDQDEQDEEDVTPTISPLQIQMQAAASYQVAETLADLNEEERARYDAMLAQQPTASKLNIVDLYPLKIEDFQPIIQNDNDELIKQRTVFTQPENAEEYKQNLMPNEVEMLVDREVIEVRDKIQINQEKFGSATTVKPTTIRPQQGTTADFTGKLLADQDDLITEIESKFQLHETTTLRPKATTQQHPGNTFIDRRVKKSFEFPMQHRASDVMAMPHIDFANTKFQTDADAPNPPASHPEFSTTKFYNSKELYNEMLLHNKRKLMKAAKAEGSPIKSAEDTTRASSSNVTPEGKTFGPTATTTTTTTTTAGSTTTTTAESTSAAATTTRLPATTTGKYQKQLKRAKLLLKALTPPKSDDKSTASPAPSTTSTSTGTSSSSSPTSTTITSSTTTTMATLLASVRTRPAAANPTKTASKPIARPRILSRLQEKINSLECEISNVPQDSHLWRGNETHELLLPIVTTEHCQPDEHCVPNVLTWRGEAEIQSGDILIVEINDAMLNPSHEPNNTSSAVHATQVYQVTRSGHEHCDVTEGVLLDITPLVVDGRKLVTLYDKDLTEGVNLLIVVSELWGAQCVRLKVTTKTDNCGENADCSGKGVCYSNAGMEEYECQCCSGFAGPHCEEIDACNPSPCTNNGICVDLSQGHEGNSYQCLCPYGYAGKNCQYESDPCNPAECMNGGSCVGNSTHFRCDCAPGFTGPLCQHSLNECESSPCVHGICVDQEDGFRCFCQPGFAGELCNFEYNECESNPCQNGGECIDHIGSYECRCTKGFSGNRCQIKVDFCANKPCPEGHRCIDHGNDFSCECPGGRNGPDCNQMPRTYFQQCNVNPCTHGGTCWSSGDSFYCACRPGYTGTMCEDEFVVETVVSSSEFIVDDANARNFNDKTFGSSVVLKSPIELHNAYFAAGVLAAAIFIVAVVVTICHCKVNQTYRKFSTRSTSFIPILGFSRRPKVQGKLNKHWLSGKGATATSSTNNVAPPGGPRAGGAAGPQQGTRHLPGQPQTQTTLGGQLQERPFQRHLAMNLENDMYYTVDFSENSQHSPLIQ